The Streptomyces sp. WZ-12 genome segment ATCGACCTCGCCCGGCGCGGACTCGGCGTACGCGTCATCGACAAGGCGAGCGGGCACTTCGCCGGTTCGCGGGGCGACGGCCTCCAACCACGCACGCTGGAGGTCTTCGAAGACCTCGGCGTTCTGGACGCGGTCCTCGCGCAAGGGAGCTTGGCGGCGACGGTCCGCGTGCACCTCGACGGCACCCACGTCATGGACCGGCGGATGGCCGAACGCCTGGAGGCGACTCCCGACGTGCCGTACCCGAACGCCTGGGTACTCGGCCAGTCCCAGACGGCGGGCGTCCTGCGGGACCGGCTCGCCGAGCTCGGCGTGCGAGTCGAACTCGGCACGGCGCTGGTCGACTTCACCCAGGACGAGGACGGGGTGACGGCGCGCCTGTCCACCGGCGAGACCGTACGCGCCTCCTACCTGGTGGGGGCGGACGGCGGACGCAGCACGGTCCGCAGGGCTCTGGGTGTCCCCTTCCAGGGGACGACGGACGAGACCGTCCGGATGCTGCTCGGGGACGTGGCCGCCGACGGGCTGGATCACGCCTGGGGCTACTGGTTCGCCCGCGCGGACGCCCCGCAGGTCGGAGTCGGCCTGAGCCCGCTGCCCGGCACGCCTGGGCTGTTCCAGTTCAACGCGCCGCTCCTTGAGGACGACGACGAGGCATCGCTGGACACCCTCCAGGGCAAGTTGGACGCGTGCGGCGCGGGCGTCCGGCTGACCCGGCTGGACTGGTCCACCGTCTGGCGGCCGAACATCCGCCTGGCCGAGCGTTTCCGAGTGGGCCGGGTCTTCCTCACGGGCGACGCCGCCCATGTCCATCCGCCCACCGGCGGGCAGGGGCTCAACACCGGTGTGCAGGACGCCTACAACCTCGGCTGGAAGCTGGCCGACGGCTCGCCCGAACTGCTCGACAGCTACGAGGACGAGCGGCGCGCGACCGCCCAGAAGGTCCTCGCGGTCAGTTCCGAACTCCTGCGCAAGCACCGGGAGGGAGCCGCGGACGCCCATGAACGCGGCGCGAACACCCGTCAGTTGGACGTCTCCTACCGGACGGCCGAAGGCCGGATCGTGGCAGGCGACCGCGCACCGGACGCACCCGTCACCGACTCCAACGGCCGCACCGTGCGGCTCTTCGACCTCTACCGCGGCCCCCATGCCACCCACCTGACGTTCGGCGCACCCGCACCAGACACCCCCCACGCCTACGCGGTCCTGCGCCCCGGCCAAACCCCAACCGGCCCCCATGTCATCGACACCCACGGGCACGCCTACCGCGCATACGACGCCTCGGACGGCACCTGCCTCCTCATCCGTCCCGACGGTTACCTCGGCCGACGCCACTGAGCGAACGCCGGGGCCGGGAGCCGACCGGCGTCAAGGACGCCCCTGGTCGCCGCCCGACGCCTCGCTCAGGCGGTCACCGTCCAGTCGGGTTCCGGCCTGCTTGATCTGACGGGAGATCGGGCTGATCTCCATGCCTTCGACGCCGGGCAGGGTTCCCACGCGTTCGGTGCTGAACTCGAAGAGTCTGTCGAGGTCGTGGCAGTGGACGACCGCGTGGAGGTTGTGCGGTCCGGAGACCGCGGCGGCAAAGCCCACCTCCGGCATCTGCGCCATCGCCCGCCCGACGGTCTTGACCTCGGCCGGGTGGACCCGCATCCAGAGGTTCGCCCGGGCTCGGTACCCGAGGGCGATGGGGGCGATCTCCACGTCGATGTGGACCACCCCATTGGCGAGCAGTGCCTGTAGACGTCTTGACGCTCGGCCCGGGGTGAGGTCGGCCGCGGCTGCGAGGTCGACGAGGCTGGCCCGACCGTCGACGGCGAGGGTCGCGAGCAGCTTCTCGTCGTGAGCGTCGAGCTGTGACGGATGCGCGCGCACGACCGGCCGCTCGGTGAACGGCCGATCGCCCGACCCGGACCCGGATCCGAGGGCGGACTCCTGCTCGGGGGTCAGAGTGCCGGCGAGCGCGGCCCAGTAGTGCCCACGCCCGCCGAGGAATTGACGGAGCATCACGGACGCCTGGAGGTCGAGCACGGCGGCGGTGCGGGGGAGCCGACGGCCGAGAAGGTCGTCGCGCTGCTCCGCCGATCGCGAGCGCACGGCGCAGGTGACCTCGGAACCGGCCGCGCTCAGGGCGACCCAACCGATGTCGTCGCGTTGCGCGAGCGCTTCGGCGATGGCCGTACCGCTGCCCGGCCGGCACCGCAGGCGCACCATCCACCGGCTCTGCCCGAGCGCTCCCGGGTCCACCACCCCGATCACCCGGATCAGCCCGGCCCGCCGCATGCGGCGGTAGCGGCGGGCGACGGTCAGCTCGGAGCCCCCGAGGACCGTCGCCATGGTCGCGAATCCGACCCGTGGATCGATCTGAAGTGAGCGAAGGATACGCACATCTTCGAGATCGAGAGTGATGGAATCTTTGGATTCGTGGCGCACCATAGCGGTGATGTTACAGATTCCACCAGATCCGGGCCGCCGTGCTCAGTGCGTCGCCGAGGCTTGGACGTGCACGACGGAAGGTGCGCACAGACACAACGGAAGGAGCGCACGATGTGCCGTACATGGTTGCCGCGGGGAGCGGGGCACGGGAGCGTGAAGCGATGAGGGTCGTCGCCATCGAAG includes the following:
- a CDS encoding FAD-dependent monooxygenase, encoding MDVLIAGAGPTGLTLGIDLARRGLGVRVIDKASGHFAGSRGDGLQPRTLEVFEDLGVLDAVLAQGSLAATVRVHLDGTHVMDRRMAERLEATPDVPYPNAWVLGQSQTAGVLRDRLAELGVRVELGTALVDFTQDEDGVTARLSTGETVRASYLVGADGGRSTVRRALGVPFQGTTDETVRMLLGDVAADGLDHAWGYWFARADAPQVGVGLSPLPGTPGLFQFNAPLLEDDDEASLDTLQGKLDACGAGVRLTRLDWSTVWRPNIRLAERFRVGRVFLTGDAAHVHPPTGGQGLNTGVQDAYNLGWKLADGSPELLDSYEDERRATAQKVLAVSSELLRKHREGAADAHERGANTRQLDVSYRTAEGRIVAGDRAPDAPVTDSNGRTVRLFDLYRGPHATHLTFGAPAPDTPHAYAVLRPGQTPTGPHVIDTHGHAYRAYDASDGTCLLIRPDGYLGRRH
- a CDS encoding Lrp/AsnC family transcriptional regulator, coding for MVRHESKDSITLDLEDVRILRSLQIDPRVGFATMATVLGGSELTVARRYRRMRRAGLIRVIGVVDPGALGQSRWMVRLRCRPGSGTAIAEALAQRDDIGWVALSAAGSEVTCAVRSRSAEQRDDLLGRRLPRTAAVLDLQASVMLRQFLGGRGHYWAALAGTLTPEQESALGSGSGSGDRPFTERPVVRAHPSQLDAHDEKLLATLAVDGRASLVDLAAAADLTPGRASRRLQALLANGVVHIDVEIAPIALGYRARANLWMRVHPAEVKTVGRAMAQMPEVGFAAAVSGPHNLHAVVHCHDLDRLFEFSTERVGTLPGVEGMEISPISRQIKQAGTRLDGDRLSEASGGDQGRP